From one Lycium barbarum isolate Lr01 chromosome 6, ASM1917538v2, whole genome shotgun sequence genomic stretch:
- the LOC132645890 gene encoding uncharacterized protein LOC132645890 isoform X2, whose translation MMSSNYTAIDNQNVSGSVPAVSDQPGQVAVKFTESNLQTFPPSSSQGKISAASGPPRDADDTFSKPVSGSDEPQQGGWFRAFTIAAYKPYFDVDTSDVLERIKDSLFPFTGSFSEKTANNPDLYGPFWICSTLVFVAASIGTFITYIAHKLQNKEWNYDINLVTWSAGLFYGYSTIVPLCLFLVLKYFSAPSGLVQLLCLYGYSLFVFIPALCLSLVPWEIVRWVVAGVAGFMSATFVALNLKHHIASAGERWFFIVAAIFVLQLALALVLRVYLFNVTV comes from the exons ATGATGTCCAGCAATTACACCGCAATTGATAATCAGAATGTTTCGGGATCTGTTcct GCAGTCTCAGATCAACCTGGTCAAGTTGCCGTCAAATTCACTG AATCAAATTTGCAGACATTTCCACCTTCCAGTTCTCAGGGGAAAATCTCCGCTGCTTCTGGACCTCCACGTGATGCTGACG ATACATTCTCTAAACCAGTATCCGGTTCTGATGAACCCCAGCAGGGTGGTTGGTTTCGTGCTTTCACTATTGCTGCTTACAAGCCCTATTTTGATGTTGATACCTCTGATGTTCTAGAGAGGATAAAAGATTCTCTCTTTCCTTTCACGGGGTCCTTTTCGGAGAAGACTGCCAATAACCCAGATTT GTATGGCCCGTTCTGGATATGCAGTACCTTGGTTTTTGTTGCGGCTTCCATTGGCACATTTATTACCTATATAGCACACAAGCTACAGAACAAGGAGTGGAACTATGACATCAACCTGGTCACTTGGTCCGCGGGTTTATTCTATGGTTACTCCACTATAGTTCCTCTTTGCTTGTTTCTAGTCCTCAAATACTTCTCTGCCCCATCTGGCCTCGTTCAGTTGCTTTGCCTTTATGGCTATTCCCTTTTTGTCTTCATTCCAGCATTG TGTCTGTCTCTTGTTCCCTGGGAGATAGTGAGATGGGTGGTTGCTGGTGTAGCTGGTTTCATGTCTGCCACATTTGTCGCTCTTAATCTGAAACATCACATAGCATCGGCTGGCGAAAGGTGGTTCTTCATTGTCGCTGCTATCTTCGTGCTGCAACTTGCACTTGCTTTGGTATTGAGGGTTTACTTATTCAACGTCACAGTATAA
- the LOC132645890 gene encoding uncharacterized protein LOC132645890 isoform X1, whose amino-acid sequence MWKTKLPTKVKCFTWKALKNATLTLDNLKKKKIHLVNRCYMCQKESESVNHLFLHCPVAADLWHMFTANFGISWTIPYSLKGAVESWSLWKVKETINKIWQMIPTCIFWCLWIERNSRCFDDTFSKPVSGSDEPQQGGWFRAFTIAAYKPYFDVDTSDVLERIKDSLFPFTGSFSEKTANNPDLYGPFWICSTLVFVAASIGTFITYIAHKLQNKEWNYDINLVTWSAGLFYGYSTIVPLCLFLVLKYFSAPSGLVQLLCLYGYSLFVFIPALCLSLVPWEIVRWVVAGVAGFMSATFVALNLKHHIASAGERWFFIVAAIFVLQLALALVLRVYLFNVTV is encoded by the exons ATGTGGAAGACAAAATTACCCACCAAAGTCAAGTGTTTTACTTGGAAAGCCCTCAAAAATGCCACACTAACTCTGGAtaatttaaaaaagaagaagatccATTTGGTGAACAGATGCTATATGTGCCAAAAAGAGTCAGAGTCAGTAAACCATCTTTTTTTGCACTGCCCTGTTGCAGCAGATCTCTGGCACATGTTTACAGCAAATTTTGGAATCAGTTGGACAATCCCATATAGCTtaaaaggagcagttgaaagttGGAGCTTATGGAAAGTGAAAGAAACCATCAACAAGATCTGGCAAATGATACCtacatgtatattttggtgtTTATGGATAGAGAGGAACAGCAGATGCTTTGATG ATACATTCTCTAAACCAGTATCCGGTTCTGATGAACCCCAGCAGGGTGGTTGGTTTCGTGCTTTCACTATTGCTGCTTACAAGCCCTATTTTGATGTTGATACCTCTGATGTTCTAGAGAGGATAAAAGATTCTCTCTTTCCTTTCACGGGGTCCTTTTCGGAGAAGACTGCCAATAACCCAGATTT GTATGGCCCGTTCTGGATATGCAGTACCTTGGTTTTTGTTGCGGCTTCCATTGGCACATTTATTACCTATATAGCACACAAGCTACAGAACAAGGAGTGGAACTATGACATCAACCTGGTCACTTGGTCCGCGGGTTTATTCTATGGTTACTCCACTATAGTTCCTCTTTGCTTGTTTCTAGTCCTCAAATACTTCTCTGCCCCATCTGGCCTCGTTCAGTTGCTTTGCCTTTATGGCTATTCCCTTTTTGTCTTCATTCCAGCATTG TGTCTGTCTCTTGTTCCCTGGGAGATAGTGAGATGGGTGGTTGCTGGTGTAGCTGGTTTCATGTCTGCCACATTTGTCGCTCTTAATCTGAAACATCACATAGCATCGGCTGGCGAAAGGTGGTTCTTCATTGTCGCTGCTATCTTCGTGCTGCAACTTGCACTTGCTTTGGTATTGAGGGTTTACTTATTCAACGTCACAGTATAA
- the LOC132645891 gene encoding peroxisomal adenine nucleotide carrier 1-like gives MSADLESISEATSGAIGALVSTTILYPLDTCKAKYQAEVQAHGLRKYRNLSDVLLEAISGGKILSLYQGLGTKNLQSFIAQFVYFYGYSYFKRLYLEKSGAKSIGTRANLLIAAAAGACTAITTQPLDTASSRMQTSAFGKSKGLWKTLTEGSWSEAFDGLGISLLLTSNPAIQYTVFDQLKLRLLKGKEKTTEKDASPIVLSAFLAFVLGAVSKSIATVLTYPAIRCKVMIQAAEDDEAKKAEPKSSKTISGVICSIWKKEGILGFFKGLHAQILKTVLSSALLLMIKEKISATTWVLILALRRILLLRQRRLKSA, from the exons atgtCAGCTGATCTGGAATCTATATCAGAAGCAACTTCTGGAGCGATTGGAGCTCTAGTAAGCACTACTATTTTGTACCCTCTTGATACCTGCAAAGCTAAGTACCAGGCTGAGGTTCAAGCTCATGGTCTCCGTAAATACAG GAATCTCTCTGATGTTCTACTGGAGGCAATATCAGGTGGTAAGATACTTTCACTGTACCAAGGTCTGGGAACCAAGAACTTGCAATCTTTCATTGCCCAGTTTGTGTATTTCTATGGATATAGCTACTTTAAGAGACTCTATTTGGAGAAAAGTGGTGCCAAATCCATTGGAACAAGGGCCAATTTGTTAATTGCAGCTGCAGCTGGCGCTTGTACAGCCATAACAACTCAG CCACTGGATACCGCTTCCTCAAGGATGCAGACAAGTGCCTTTGGGAAATCGAAAGGCCTTTGGAAAACACTTACAGAAGGTAGTTGGAGTGAAGCATTTGATGGCCTTGGGATTTCTTTATTATTGACATCCAACCCTGCCATTCAG TATACAGTTTTTGATCAACTTAAACTACGATTGCTGAAAGGTAAAGAGAAGACAACGGAAAAAGATGCATCCCCTATTGTACTTTCTGCATTCTTAGCTTTTGTATTAGGTGCAGTGTCGAAGAGCATAGCCACTGTTCTAACCTATCCAGCGATCAG GTGTAAGGTCATGATTCAAGCAGCAGAAGATGATGAGGCTAAGAAGGCTGAACCGAAATCAAGTAAGACAATCAGTGGTGTCATATGCTCTATCTGGAAAAAAGAAGGAATCTTGGGTTTCTTCAAGGGATTACATGCTCAAATTCTCAAAACGGTGTTAAGCTCAGCATTGCTTCTAATGATAAAGGAAAAGATCTCTGCCACAACGTGGGTCCTCATACTTGCACTTAGGAGAATTCTGCTGCTCAGGCAGCGAAGGCTAAAAAGTGCTTAA